One stretch of Ornithinimicrobium ciconiae DNA includes these proteins:
- a CDS encoding type II toxin-antitoxin system VapC family toxin, which translates to MDTNVVSALRVRGRNRPVEVWAASVPVGDQFVSALTIAEIERGVIAKERSDAEQGAVLRRWFEENVLPTFADRVLPFDLSAARILAAYRVPEHAPFDDALIAAVAESAEMTIATRNTKHFEPLGVPCLNPWDTTTPRD; encoded by the coding sequence TTGGACACCAACGTGGTGTCCGCACTGCGGGTCCGAGGGCGCAACCGGCCGGTCGAAGTGTGGGCAGCATCGGTTCCCGTCGGTGACCAGTTCGTCTCAGCACTCACCATCGCGGAGATCGAGCGGGGAGTGATTGCGAAGGAGCGATCCGACGCTGAGCAAGGAGCAGTTCTGCGTCGCTGGTTCGAAGAGAACGTCTTGCCCACGTTCGCCGACCGGGTCCTGCCGTTCGACCTGTCGGCGGCCCGAATTCTGGCGGCCTATCGCGTCCCCGAACACGCACCGTTCGACGACGCCCTCATCGCCGCTGTCGCGGAGTCTGCAGAGATGACTATCGCGACGCGGAACACCAAACACTTCGAACCCCTCGGCGTCCCTTGCCTCAATCCCTGGGACACGACCACGCCCAGAGACTGA
- a CDS encoding FitA-like ribbon-helix-helix domain-containing protein translates to MEQILIRNLPAGTKAALRARAKQRHRSVEAEARDILTRTLEGEPVTIVDLLSTDEGADIEFEPERLGLTARSAPL, encoded by the coding sequence ATGGAACAGATCTTGATCCGCAACCTTCCCGCGGGGACCAAAGCTGCGCTTCGTGCGCGTGCCAAGCAGCGTCACCGATCGGTTGAGGCGGAGGCGCGCGACATACTCACCCGGACGTTGGAGGGCGAGCCCGTCACGATCGTTGACCTCCTGAGCACCGACGAAGGCGCCGACATCGAGTTCGAACCCGAGCGCCTGGGCCTCACGGCTCGCTCGGCGCCACTGTGA